A single window of Rickettsiella endosymbiont of Dermanyssus gallinae DNA harbors:
- a CDS encoding SGNH/GDSL hydrolase family protein codes for MAGVFRDLAAKASVPLFPQRRGVSTYAAAAPLHPEKTEVNGTINIIGDSLSDEGKKRGKYKQKIFGLIPYRWFLHRSPEDQFTNGHVWTYPLQIRIQHQLQKLSKRVPFYKSHSRSMGENLAGKNMAEGGSTAYNYGWFLNFFRYIKGFILSFFLNNIEKQSHDLKKEDKGIKPDDLNLIFAGANDFVTVGYCNEGGVSRAIKGIQTAIDLLTTTQKKAGSSNYSKNVVLFTLPDFSKTPRFQGETAKKRAQAQNMCFKFNEELKDLARSYRYIDFRLCAIYQVENKKDINFLSEINRQGIIMVGKGSHRAVYFVEKGGFILQPSKDKPVVVKVKLSKEQKRVLGLERGKVERNAGNTMFLDELGCQLASHAKLDTDVEVFDAASVFNEVNENPEMYGFTSGCAIYYRFNKCESHIKGNAIVLTKTEKGKIEALFFQQGELVKNDDGKARSIVLDLPVEVRKQLDLSVGNQATGMLELVGDEQKHTSWHTQIIQAAVKGYQNGFNKKIKLTNIYTSILLQMKKCLPNQDRVFWDDLHPTILIHSMLETVFSIYFDNHYKLHSPRQWLDDMAITQKNEDTAKLLFKCHEDPEILTSGRNNKKVQRATFRQSKMVAGSDLVKKNGGGSSARLLSADKGFYRASCLMPYVSRDTFFKATSNTEEKVSDGPKKVHFSC; via the coding sequence ATGGCTGGCGTTTTTCGTGATTTAGCTGCAAAAGCTTCTGTTCCACTTTTTCCTCAGAGACGGGGAGTAAGCACTTATGCGGCTGCGGCTCCTCTTCACCCAGAAAAAACCGAAGTAAATGGGACTATCAATATCATTGGTGATAGTTTAAGTGATGAGGGTAAAAAAAGGGGCAAATATAAACAAAAAATATTTGGGTTGATACCTTATCGTTGGTTTTTACATCGATCGCCTGAGGATCAGTTTACCAACGGCCATGTCTGGACCTATCCTCTTCAAATAAGAATACAGCATCAGCTACAAAAATTATCAAAGAGGGTTCCATTTTATAAGAGTCATAGTCGTTCGATGGGCGAAAATTTGGCTGGGAAAAATATGGCTGAGGGCGGATCAACTGCTTATAATTATGGCTGGTTTCTTAATTTTTTCAGATATATTAAAGGGTTTATATTAAGCTTTTTTCTCAATAATATAGAAAAACAGAGTCATGATTTAAAGAAGGAAGATAAAGGTATTAAGCCCGATGACTTAAATCTTATTTTTGCAGGTGCGAATGATTTTGTAACCGTAGGCTATTGTAATGAAGGTGGGGTTTCTCGAGCTATAAAAGGTATTCAAACCGCAATAGACTTATTAACAACAACCCAAAAAAAAGCGGGTAGTTCAAATTATTCAAAAAATGTTGTGTTGTTTACACTGCCAGATTTTAGTAAGACACCCCGATTTCAGGGGGAGACAGCAAAGAAGAGAGCGCAAGCACAAAACATGTGTTTTAAATTCAATGAAGAATTAAAAGATTTAGCACGAAGTTATCGATATATTGATTTTAGGTTGTGTGCCATCTATCAGGTTGAAAATAAGAAAGACATTAACTTTTTATCTGAAATCAACCGACAAGGAATAATCATGGTTGGGAAGGGAAGCCATAGAGCTGTCTATTTTGTAGAAAAGGGCGGGTTTATATTGCAACCCTCAAAAGATAAACCTGTGGTAGTTAAGGTGAAGCTGTCGAAAGAGCAAAAAAGAGTGTTGGGCTTAGAGCGAGGAAAAGTTGAAAGAAATGCAGGTAATACGATGTTCCTGGATGAGTTGGGTTGTCAGCTAGCGAGTCATGCAAAATTAGATACTGATGTGGAAGTATTTGATGCGGCGTCTGTTTTTAATGAAGTAAATGAAAATCCTGAAATGTATGGATTTACTAGCGGATGTGCTATTTATTATCGGTTTAATAAATGTGAATCGCACATAAAAGGTAATGCGATCGTTTTAACTAAAACTGAAAAGGGTAAAATTGAAGCTTTATTTTTTCAGCAGGGAGAATTAGTAAAAAATGACGATGGAAAAGCCAGGAGCATAGTCTTAGACCTACCTGTAGAAGTTCGAAAACAATTAGACTTGAGTGTGGGGAATCAAGCAACGGGTATGCTTGAATTGGTAGGCGACGAACAAAAGCATACATCATGGCACACTCAAATCATTCAAGCGGCAGTCAAGGGATATCAAAACGGTTTTAATAAAAAGATAAAACTAACGAATATCTACACATCGATTTTATTACAGATGAAGAAATGTTTGCCTAATCAAGACCGGGTATTTTGGGACGATTTACATCCAACTATCTTAATACATTCGATGTTAGAGACAGTTTTTAGCATATATTTTGACAATCATTATAAGCTGCACTCGCCGCGGCAGTGGTTGGATGATATGGCAATTACTCAAAAAAATGAAGATACTGCGAAATTACTCTTTAAGTGCCACGAAGATCCTGAGATTCTTACATCAGGGCGCAATAACAAAAAAGTGCAGCGAGCTACATTCAGACAGTCAAAAATGGTAGCAGGCAGCGACTTAGTAAAGAAAAATGGCGGTGGGAGCTCGGCCCGGTTGTTGTCAGCAGATAAAGGGTTTTATCGTGCTTCATGCTTAATGCCCTACGTCTCTCGAGATACCTTTTTCAAAGCGACCTCCAATACGGAAGAGAAAGTAAGCGATGGACCTAAAAAGGTGCACTTTAGTTGCTAA
- the ribH gene encoding 6,7-dimethyl-8-ribityllumazine synthase: MKKIQEITAKPFHFSHPEQAFKLAIVVSRFNEEITEALLESALARLQMLNFPEEHITVVRVPGAIELGLAAQQFALSDANYLAIICLGAVIRGETNHYDYVCQQVSYACQKVALEENIPVIFGVLTTDDEEQALARINKGAEAVDAAMEMVSLLDQIEEIAAEETTA; encoded by the coding sequence ATGAAAAAAATACAAGAAATCACTGCAAAACCTTTTCATTTTTCTCATCCTGAACAAGCATTTAAACTAGCCATTGTCGTCAGCCGCTTTAATGAAGAAATTACAGAAGCGTTACTAGAAAGCGCATTAGCTCGCTTACAAATGCTTAATTTTCCCGAAGAACATATCACTGTGGTTAGAGTACCGGGTGCTATAGAGCTCGGTCTTGCCGCACAACAATTTGCGCTTTCCGACGCCAACTACCTGGCAATCATTTGTTTAGGTGCTGTCATTCGCGGTGAAACCAATCATTATGACTATGTCTGTCAACAAGTCAGTTATGCCTGCCAAAAAGTAGCATTAGAAGAAAATATCCCTGTGATATTTGGCGTATTAACCACCGACGATGAAGAACAAGCCTTGGCACGTATTAATAAAGGGGCTGAAGCGGTCGATGCAGCCATGGAGATGGTATCTCTACTAGATCAAATTGAAGAAATTGCTGCTGAAGAAACCACTGCCTAA
- a CDS encoding ferredoxin--NADP reductase — MTKKEFTLTLQDSRQIAPAVKHFTFHREDGEACSFIPGQFITLHIPTPEKILRRSYSIANSTHEASDKIEFAASYVPEGTASDLLFTMQVGDKVTATGPFGRLVLRDDQPGRYIFVATGTGITPYRTMLSELADRFKQRPGFKVVLLFGVRKPEDLLYRDEFTAFAQKNSWFEFRAYYSRIKLEQRLPYEYEGRVLNAFNEIEPNPKQDIVYLCGNPNMVDEVFSLLINTHSFPSEIIRREKYISSN; from the coding sequence ATGACTAAAAAAGAATTTACACTTACTTTGCAGGATAGCCGGCAGATAGCGCCTGCCGTTAAACACTTCACCTTTCATCGCGAGGATGGTGAGGCGTGTAGCTTTATTCCAGGCCAGTTTATTACCTTACATATTCCTACGCCCGAAAAAATATTGCGTCGTAGTTATAGCATCGCTAATAGTACGCATGAGGCGAGTGATAAAATAGAGTTTGCTGCATCCTATGTTCCTGAAGGAACAGCAAGCGACCTCTTATTCACGATGCAAGTGGGTGATAAGGTAACGGCAACCGGTCCTTTCGGTCGTTTGGTCTTGAGAGATGATCAGCCTGGCCGTTATATTTTTGTAGCGACGGGGACGGGTATTACGCCCTATCGAACCATGTTATCTGAACTTGCAGACCGTTTTAAACAACGCCCTGGGTTTAAAGTTGTTTTATTATTTGGTGTGCGTAAGCCTGAGGATTTGTTATATCGTGATGAATTTACCGCATTTGCACAAAAAAATTCTTGGTTTGAATTTCGTGCCTACTACAGCCGTATTAAACTAGAACAACGTTTACCTTATGAATACGAAGGCCGTGTGCTTAATGCTTTTAATGAGATTGAGCCGAACCCTAAGCAGGACATCGTTTATTTATGCGGCAATCCGAATATGGTAGACGAAGTATTTTCTCTTTTAATCAATACCCATAGTTTCCCTTCGGAAATAATCCGACGCGAAAAATATATTTCATCTAATTAA
- the ribF gene encoding bifunctional riboflavin kinase/FAD synthetase has protein sequence MTELIFGLHNLKAKHRDCVLTIGNFDGLHQGHQVVIQALQQQAKQLHLPSCVMLFEPHPQEFFLADKAPARLMRLREKIKMLKDLSVDRIVCLRFNKHLAAMPAEIFVKEVLVDKLGVHSLIVGDDFRFGKGRQGDFASLEKLGQQYNFAVHATPTVLFEGERIGSSRVRNALKEGDFSLAKQLLTRPFSLSGRVIHGDQRGRLLGFPTANIALHRFVPPVTGVFMVRVYGLGENPLNAVANCGRRPTVDGVKDLLEVHLLDFNKDIYGACLQIEFLKKIRDEKKFSSLDELKKQIAADITAAKKHFTEAGLMSR, from the coding sequence ATGACCGAGTTGATTTTTGGATTACATAATTTAAAAGCAAAACATCGAGATTGTGTTTTAACGATTGGAAACTTTGATGGCCTGCATCAAGGACATCAAGTTGTTATTCAAGCATTACAGCAGCAAGCAAAACAATTGCATTTGCCTAGCTGCGTGATGTTATTCGAACCTCACCCACAAGAATTTTTTTTGGCAGACAAAGCGCCGGCACGGTTGATGCGTTTGCGCGAAAAAATAAAAATGCTTAAAGATTTATCCGTCGATAGGATAGTTTGTTTGCGCTTTAATAAACATTTAGCGGCTATGCCAGCGGAAATTTTTGTTAAAGAAGTTTTAGTCGATAAATTAGGTGTTCATTCTTTAATAGTAGGTGATGATTTTAGATTTGGAAAAGGACGTCAAGGTGATTTTGCAAGTTTAGAAAAATTAGGCCAACAGTATAATTTTGCGGTCCATGCAACGCCGACGGTATTGTTTGAGGGTGAACGTATAGGAAGCTCGCGTGTGCGCAATGCTTTAAAAGAAGGTGATTTTTCCTTAGCGAAGCAGTTGCTAACACGACCATTTTCCTTAAGTGGTCGCGTTATTCACGGTGATCAACGCGGTCGTTTATTAGGGTTTCCCACGGCAAATATTGCCTTGCACCGTTTCGTTCCGCCTGTAACCGGTGTTTTTATGGTGCGTGTATACGGTTTAGGAGAAAATCCTTTAAATGCAGTGGCTAATTGTGGAAGACGGCCTACCGTCGATGGCGTGAAAGATTTATTAGAAGTCCATTTATTGGACTTTAATAAGGATATTTATGGCGCTTGTTTGCAAATAGAGTTTTTAAAAAAAATTCGAGATGAGAAAAAGTTTTCTTCCCTAGATGAGTTAAAAAAGCAGATTGCTGCCGATATTACTGCTGCTAAAAAGCATTTTACTGAAGCTGGCTTAATGAGCAGATAG